From the genome of Loxodonta africana isolate mLoxAfr1 chromosome 4, mLoxAfr1.hap2, whole genome shotgun sequence:
AAGACCGTTACAAAAGTCCCAGTGAGGGAAGACAGTGGCATGGCTGGGTGGTGTGGTGGAGGtggtaagtgctcagcttctcGGATTCTGGGACTTTGAGGGTAGAACTGATGGGCTTGCTTACGGATTGGATGTGGAGCACGAAAGAGAGGAGGCAAGAATTTAGTTCTGAGCACCTGTAAGGATGGAGTTACCATAAACGGTGATGGGATAGGCGTGGGAGGGGCAGGTTTGGAGGGAATTAAGAGTTCTGCGAATGAGCATGAATGAATGGACGAAAGTGAACAAATGAACCACTGAATGCTTTCTTTCTCCGAGGTTCACGCCTGTCCCGCCAGCAGCACCTTATCTGCCTGAGGCCAAAGCCTGGACTCCCCTCAGAAAAGGGCTAGCGGTCCCTTTAAGAGACCATGAAGCTCCGCCCAGAGAGGGTCACGTGTCCCTCGGCCCCGCCCAAGGGGAAGGCTTCAGGGCGGTTTGAAAACCCGGCGCGCTCCGCGAGAGTCACGGTTCGGCCTGCGGCGAGGATGTCGGTGTTGAGGCCGCTGGACAAGTTGCCTGAGCTGAACACGGCCACCATCTTGGTAGGTCGCGTCCCCTGGCTCCTTTCCTCCTTGGCTACGCCTCCGCCGCCCTTTCCTTTGTGCTTAAGCGCTGCGCGGTCTATCCTGGCTGAAGTGGGTGGGGCGTGGGCGGGGGGCGGGAGAACCACGCTCTGAACCAATCGGCGTGGCCTCTCTGTGAGGCGGCCGGACCCCCCCACCAATCCCGGCTTCTGGTTGGTGGAGTGGGTGGGCGGTGCCCAGAGAAGACTCGATCTTCCCGCGTCGCGAGTCCGGCGGCCGGGAGGGCCTAGGCGGTCGGAGGACGGGCGGAGGCCGTAGTCCGCGCCGTGTAGACGGGACCAGCCGCTCCGAATGATCGCCCACCTCCGGCCCGCAGCCGTGCCTCCTCGCGGGAGTCCTCTTCTCAGTCAATGGCGCCCTCCGAGCGGGGCGGGAGTCCAGGAGTCGCGGCCGCAGCCGCAGGCGGTCGGTGTGTAGCCGGATCCCCGGGAGTGGTCGAAAGTGACTCTCCAGCCTGGGCATCGGTCGGTCGCCTTCTTTCTCTGGGCAGCTGGTGAGCACGGAGGATGCCCTTCTGCAGCAGCTGGCGGACTCGATGCTCCGGGAGGATTGCGCCTCCCAGCTGAATGTGTAAGTAGCGGGGAAGGGCCGTGTCCCTGAGCTGGCCTGTGGCCTTGACTCTGGCCTGAGCGTGGGGGAGGCAGGAGGCGGGCGCAGGTGGCCTGGTTGGCAGACCCCTCCATCCCAACACTGGTCTCAAGGTTcgtccacgttgtagcatgtagcagaacttcattcttttttatggctgcataatattccattttgtgcATAGACTACATTTTTttgattcattcatctgttgctggACTCGTGgggtttttctcctttttggtaAACTTTCGTGAACCAAAACGTCACAGTCCAACATGCCCTTTTCTGAACCTGGTCTCCATCCCAGCATGCGATGTGGCTGGCTACCCCCATGCCACCCGACGTCCAAATCTCCGTTTTGCCAAGGCAACCTCTGACCCACTGAGAGCCATCCTCCTGTCCAGATCGCTCTTGTCTGATTCCCTCTGTTAGTAATAACGGCTCCTCTCTGGCAGAGGGAATCAGACAAGAGCGATCTGGACAGGAGGACGGCTCTCAGTGGGTCACAGGCTGCTGCCTCCTGTTTAACAACGTTCAACAGATAGAGAGGGCCTCAATGTCCAGCACAGGGCACAGAGGATAAAACAACGAGAGACAGATACGTACGTTCCCTGTCCTCCTGGAGCTCACCCATCTAGCAGGGAAGAGGGTGTTATGAAGGAGAAGCGTAGGCTGCTTCAAGTGTaaaggaaaccaaaaccaaatcttgAGGGAGGTGGTCTGTTGCTGTAGTGTCTGATACCTTGCTTCCCAGGTATGAGGCAGTTACAACCATTATCCAAGTTCCACTGAGAGCCCGAAAGTCCTGCCCCTCAGCTCTAGTAGGTGTCAGACAGTCAGGGTGGTGACCATGTTGATATAAGGAGGAGCTCTTAGAATGGGATTGGGCAGAGCAGGAAGTGATGTGAATGGAGGTACCAGCCCTGCCCTCCTCTGTGCTCACCTGAGGTTGTCAGATGAACAGGTGAGGAGTCCCTGACAGCCTCTTCCCTAAGAGCAGCTTGTGAATGATCACTGCGAAGTGGGGACGTATATCTCTAGTCCTGTAATTCCTTGTTTTTCAGGCACTTGGCAAGGtccctccctctgccctccaGTGTGACCCGGCCCCGAATTGACCTGATTGTGTTTGTGGTGAACCTTCACAGCAAATACAGGTGAGAACCAGAGGATGGGGGCTGTCAGGGCTCAGGGGTCCCGGGACAGTGACCCCACTTATGATGGGAAGGAGGGGAAGCAGGGAGAGGCTGCCTGGGGTTAACCTAGAGGTGAGGAAGCAGGGGCTGGTAGGCCAGCATGCAGTGTTTAAAAGACACTGATAAATTTCGGCAGCGTCATTGGTTTGTTTGGCTGATGCTCTCTGAGGCCTGATTTGTACGCCTGACACCAGGTTGGAGTTGAACGAAGCAGACCCCTTATTCTTAAGGGGCTTCTCATCCAGTGGGGGAGGAGGCCAGACTTCTGAACAGTGACACCACCTGGGAGCTGTACTGTACAAGAAGGAAGCGCTAGGTTGGGAGTCCAAACAAGACATCTGATGCCCAGGAATTAGGTGTGGGAGGTCAGGGTAGACTTTGTGGTGGGCTTTGTGGTCTACTAAACTGACACCTAAAAGATGAGAAGGAGTTAACCAGGTGAAGATGGGAGTGAGCAGAATGTTCCAGGCAAAGAGTTAGCATAAAGGCTAGGAGGGGAAGGAACAGAGTGTGTTTGGAAGACTGTTAAGACCCACGTGAGGCCAGGAGCCTGGTCTAGTTTGGGGGCCCTGGCAGTAGCAGCAGGAGTGGGAGATGCCTGTGGCCCAGCCTGGCCTCTCTGTAGCATCTGGGAACCCTGGGACAGGATTGCAGCCAGCCCAGAGGAGTATAGAAGTAAGGCCTACCCTCTCCCCCATCCTGGGGGACAGCTCACTAGGGTTAGGCAGGAGCTCAGGGTCCAGCCCAGAAGCCACAGCAGACATCTAGTCATGTGGCAGGGCCTAAGGGAAGACTGTGGTGGAAATACTGGAAACTCAGAGGCGTGGAGGTACCAGGTACAACAGCAGTTAAGTCCAGAACTCACGAACTGACCTAGTGGGACAATCAGCAGTGGCTTCGGCCCCAATGGGTCTGAAAAACACTGGGCTTTGCCATGGTTGCCACAGCATCCTGGCTTATCAGATCTGCTGCTCTGTGGGTGAGGCTTCTGGTCTCTGATCCAGCCTTTGGAGGGTCCTGCTTCACAGCCACACTTAGGGGCAAGGTCCctattttccatccccacctctttGCTGTTGGCCTCAGGCCTCGTTCTGACCAAGATGGCTTTTTGGCCAGGAGATGGCAGGTTCTGTCATCAGTGCCTAGACATCAGTGAATGAACGCCTTGACCTAGGAGGTCAAAGTGTCCCTAGTTTGGGGGAAAGGGTGTTTTCATACAGTTGGCACAACTGTAGGTTGCTATAACCATGTTGGAAAGCCATCTGACAATaaacccacccacccagtgctgtcgagtcgattctgacccatagcgacctgataggacagaggagaactgccccatagagtttccaaggagcgcctggcagatatgaactgccgaccctttggttagcagccgtagcacttagccactgcgccaccagggtttccatctgatgATACGTATCAATgtttaaaggagtccctgggtaacacaaacagttaagtgctcaactacagggcactagccaaaaggttggctgttcgaacccacccagaaatcccttggaagacagacctggccatctgctcaagatcacagccttgaaaattccatgaagcaattctactctgcacacatggggtctccatgaggtgaaatcgactggaaggcaactaatAACATCAGCATCTGAAAGGCCAGCCACTCTGCTCCTAGGATCTGTCCTACAGAAGCATTTGCTTGGATGTGCAAGGATACGTGTGAAAGGGCGTTCCTGGCTGCGTTCTTGTAAGTGGGAAATCGGAGACCACTTCTGGAAacccagaaacactggtggcgtagtggttaagagtctggctgccaaccaaaaggtcagcagtttgaacccgccagatgctccctggaaaccctatggggcagttctaacctgtcctatagggttactataagttgggatcaactcgacagcagcgggctTTATGGACACGCTGGTGGTGTAATGGGTAAGAGTgcagcagctaaccaagaggtcagcagttcagttccaccaggcgctccctggaaaccctgtggggcagttctgctctgtcttacagggttactgtgagtgggaatcaacttaatggcaacaggtatgtCTGTCACTGGAAAAACAGTTGGATCATGGTAGACCGTGAGGTCATTCGGAAGAATGTAACCACCAGCGATAGATGGTGGCGTAAAAGAAGGCAAAGTATAAACTAATACTGCGATTCCACttgtgatgttaaaaaaaaaaaatcccaaaactcAACTACACACTTAAATATATCCCTGTCTCtctttatatatgaaaaaaattctGCAAGTTCTAAACTGTTGCCAGCAGTCGCCTCTGGGGAGTTGGGAGTGAAGGACGGTGTTGAGAGAGGGGGGCTTTTCCTTCTTCCAGCACATCCGTATTTGCCAATTGATTCTTTTGCAAGCATGAATCACTTTGTGAttaagagtaattaaaaaaatcagaagaccAAGCCTTGCTCTGGGGCTGTTTCCTGTGGTCTCCCGCCTTGCATGCTAGGGCCTTCCTGGCCTCCGAGGAGTAGGGTCTTCAGCTTTCTCTGGTGTAAGGTTTTGTCCTCTGGTTTGTTCTCTCACCCTGGCCTGGCCACCAGCCTCCAGAATGTCGAGGAGTCCCTGTGCCACGTGGACGCCAGCTTCTTCCTGGGGAAGGTGTGCTTCTTGGCCACAGGTGGTGAGTACATCCTTTGCCTGACCCTGCCCACCCCGCCCCCTGGCCCGCCCCAGGAGGGCTATGCAGAGGCAGCCTGGGTGATGGAAAGGACACGGGCCCTGCGGCTGTCAATCTTCCTAAACGCTTTACACTCTGAGCAGATAATGCTGCTGCTGCATGGGCCTCCCTGTGGCTTTCAGAGTGAAACCCCAACTCCCGTAAAGGCACGACATACGGTGCATTTTGACCTCTGCCTCCCTGCCTCGTCTCATCGGCTACGCTTGCCCGTTCTCTGGGCCGGCTTGTAGTTCTCTGAACAAGTCTGGCTGTTCTGAGACTTTGTCACATCAACAGTGGAAGTAGCAATAGCTAACCTTTactgggagcccctgggtggcgcacACGGTTAGGTgcccagctactaactgaaagattggtggttcagatACAatcagaggtccctcagaaggaagtccaggtgatctgcttctgaacaggAAGCCACTGAGCCCCTGTGGAGCACCGTCCTGCGCCGACGCGCACGGGGCAGCCATTCTGCGCCGACGCACACGGGGCAGCCAGgagctgaaatcaactccacagcaactggggcTGGCGggggggttgttttgttttgctttgggtTTTTAACCTTACTGAGCACTCGCTATTATCGCTGAGAAAACAGACGTCAAGTGGTTGAGTAACATCCCCAAGGCCACAGAGTTAAAAAGGGGTAGATTCACACCTAGGTAGTGTGCTCAGAGCCCATGATGACACTATGTGGCTTCTCTCAAATAGGTCTTTGCTTTTTGTCTCGCTAACCTGTACTAACGTCTCCAAACACAGCTTCATTGTCACCTTCTGGGGAAAGCCTCCTTGCCCCATCTCACTCAATGGCTTCCCATCTCTGGGAGCGCTCTCACCCTTCCAGCATCACTGATCGGCATCTGACTGGGCGGCCTCCCCAGCAGAGCTGGGAGCTCCCTGGGGACAAGAGAGGAGGGCTGGCACGGATTATTCTCAGTAGACATTGGCAAACAGAAGAATGCCAGGGAATTCCTGTATATTGGTTCATTGGATCTTTACGGTTACTCAGGGCAACAGGGGCTACCATTGTCCTCACTTTTTAGTTAAGGAGCCTCAGGTTCTTATAGAGCACTTTCTCGAAGTGACCTTGATCTTCCTGACTGCCCTGAAAAGAAAATAGGAGAAGATGACCAACCCATTGACTAGAAAGCAGCTGCGGCCCAGAGGGGCAGCGCATTCCTCGCCCGAGCTCCGTGGCTCCCAGCTGTGGAGGCTTAGGTGCTGGCGCCAGCCTCGTAGCACTCACGGCTTCTTTGCAGCTGGACAGGAGAGTCACTGCAGCATCCACCACAACACCGTCGTGACGCTGGCCCGCACCTACCGTAGCCCTCTGCTCTTCTGTGACCTGAAGGTGAGGACCCCACGCTGGTGGCAGGGACGCgcgggtggggtggggcagggccaggcagcCCCGGTGGACATGTAGGGAGTGTTGACCGAAGGGCTGTAGGGCACCGAGGGAAGTTGCTCCTGCTGTAGAGACACAGTTGCTAGTTCGAATCCTGGCTTCTCCATTTCCCTGGGCAGGTCACCCTAAGCCTCAGGGTacacacctgtaaaatgggggtgccTCTTAGGTGCCAGGCTCTATCACTTGCTGCCTTGCTCTTTAGTTCGGTTTTCTCTGCACTTATAACTCGATCTTGCGTGTGCGTTTGTGGGCCATGTTAATACCACGTTTTCCCACGAGGTGTGAGTGCTGTGAGCCAGGCAGCGTGTCCATCTCGTGAATCGGTGTATCCTCCTGTCCACCTGGCAGTCAGGTGCCTAATGTCCCCCTTACCTCCCTGGGTGGTGGACCTTCTCAGATTCATGCCTGTGTCCCAGTCCCAGCCCAGGTCTcatagtcacacagctagtaaggagGTGGTAGGGCCAGCGGGTTGGTATGCACCTCTCTCCCTGCTTTGTAGCCTCTGCCTGTGTGGCCTTGAACAAGTCACCTCCCTCCCCCGCAGCCTGGGTTTTCTCTTCTGTGAGAGGGAATCACCATCTTCACTCTACATCTCAGATGCGCATGGGTGGCCATTCAGCCAGCTGTGGTGCcagctaaaggagccctggtggcgcagcagttaattgctcagctgctaaaggaaaggttagcggtttgaacccaccagccgctctgcaggagaaagatgtggcagcctgcttctgtaaggattacagccttggaagccctgtggagcagctctattctgtcctacaaggtcactatgaatcagaatcagcttgatggcaatggttttgggtttttttgtgtgtttttttggtGCCAGCTAACCTACGAACCCactgcagtggctaagcactcggctgctaaccaaaaagtcagcagtttgaacccaccagccactccacaagggaaaggtatggcagtctgcttccataaagatttacagccttggaaaccctacagggaagttctacattgtcctacagggtcactatgagttggaatcgactcaatggcaatgggtttggttttggtttggtaacgCTTGAGGGCAGTACAGTTCTGTGTGTGGCCACAAGGCGGCAGGCCATACCAGGCCCATGTTCTTGTTGCGTTTTAGAGAATGTCTCTCAAGAAAAAGCCTATTGGGCCCCGTGGTCAACTGTCTGGGGAAGCAGGAGCCCAGTCTGGCCCACCAGCAGAAACTCCTGCTCAGAACATGGGTCTGGCCTTCCCTCAGGTAAAACCCTGGGTCTTTGGACAGCCCCCACTCCTCATACCTGTGCTGACCTACATGACCGGGCGTGAGCCTGGCCTGTGTGGCGAGAACCATCAgctccgttttacagatgagtaagctGTGATGGtttaggttgtgtgtcaacttggctgggccgtggctctcagtggtttgacagtcacatgatgtgatcatttccatgatgaggtTTGATATTATgcgatcatctccatgatggatctgccgtgagtagccagtcagttgaaaaggagcttccttgggcgtgtggtctGCACTGAGtagaagtggacattctggcaaggcttgggggcttttgctcgttctggatcctgcagctggctcctgttcatctgagctctggtttttgggacttgagctagtagctcacctgcagccttgcctgccgatcttgggattcatcgatcttcccAACCTGTGAACAAGAGTCCTACTCCCTGACCtgtcgatcttgggttcgccagcccctgcaactacatgaATCAGgcgaagcctctatcctgacccacgacttggaatgttccagcctctacaaccatgtgagccatttccttgatataaatctctctctatatatatatttatacgctttactggttttgcttctctagagaacccagcctaaaacagaaGTGCACTCAGGGAGGGGTGTGATTCACCCAGTGAGATCCCTCCCTAGGCCACTTGCTGGTCCCTGGGGACACAGATGACTCAGACCGTGCCCATCCTCTCAATGCAGCGAGATAGACAGAGGTGTGACAATGCCACAGAAGAAGGGTGTGCAGGCTTTGAAAGGCCTGCAGTTGATGGGGCAGAAAGACAGTGTGAACGGACTTGTCCCTGGAGCATGAAGTGTGGGCTGGAGGAGGCCCAGCCAGAGGCAGGGAGCTGGGGCCGAGGCTGCACCAAGGCAGACGCAGAGCCTGAGCTAGAGCAGGTGCAGCCTGGAGATGGCTCGGGGGCAAAGGCCAGAGAACTTGGGGTGAGAGGGTTCATTCCACAAATACATCTCACACATCTGcagtgtgccaagcactgttctaggcaccagGGATACAGCATgagacaaaacagaaaataaaatcccATTCTAGTGGAGGAAACAGACAAGGTAAAGAAGTAGAAGGTGTACTGTTAAAAAACGAGCTGGTGACATGTCAGGTAGTAGTAAAGGGGTAACATTTAGATAGGGTGACCAGGGAGGTCCTCAATGAGAAAGAGACTTTTAAATAAAGACTTGAAggcagagagagtggagggaagcagcaggctgtctcattagggggagagtggaaaaaagttaggagtatatagcaaggtgtatataaatttttgtatgagggactaacttgatttgtaaactttcacttaaagcacaataaaaattaaaaaaaaaaaaagacttgaaggCAGCAAGAGAGTAAGCCGTGGAGATAGCTTGTAGAAGAGCACACCAGGCAgggaaacagcaagtgcaaaggctctgaggttAGAACTTTCCTGGTGTGTTCAAGGCCCAGCAAGGAGGCCCCGATGCTAGAACAGAGCAGAGGAGGGGCAGCGTAGTGGGAGGTGAATCAGAGCATAAaacccccattgccatcaagtcagttttgactcatagcgactgtaggacagagtagaactgccccacagggtttccaaggctgcacatcttcacagaagcagactgccatgtctttctcccacagagcacctggtggtttccaactgccgaccttttggttagcagccaagcacttaaccactgtaccaccagggcttcttgaatcAGAGTATAATGGGGACAAATCACCAGGGTCTTGTGGGTCACAGGAAAGGTAgtggcttttactctgagtgagacggaagttgccaaggatttcattttacttggatccatgatcaacgcccatggaagcagtggtcaagaaatcaaagggcacgttgcattgtgcaaatctggttcaaaagacctctttaaagtgttaaaaagcaaagatgtcaccttcaggactaaggtacacctgacccaagccatggtgctttcaattgcctcatatgcatgtgaaagctggacaatgaataagagagaacgaagaagaattgatgcctttaaattatggtgttggcaaagaatatcgaatat
Proteins encoded in this window:
- the CENPM gene encoding centromere protein M isoform X2; translation: MKLRPERVTCPSAPPKGKASGRFENPARSARVTVRPAARMSVLRPLDKLPELNTATILLVSTEDALLQQLADSMLREDCASQLNVHLARSLPLPSSVTRPRIDLIVFVVNLHSKYSLQNVEESLCHVDASFFLGKVCFLATGENRRR
- the CENPM gene encoding centromere protein M isoform X1, which gives rise to MKLRPERVTCPSAPPKGKASGRFENPARSARVTVRPAARMSVLRPLDKLPELNTATILLVSTEDALLQQLADSMLREDCASQLNVHLARSLPLPSSVTRPRIDLIVFVVNLHSKYSLQNVEESLCHVDASFFLGKVCFLATGAGQESHCSIHHNTVVTLARTYRSPLLFCDLKVENFRVTMAQRLVRMLQVCAGHTPGVSALSLVSLLQSPESPSLEDL